Proteins from a genomic interval of Kitasatospora kifunensis:
- a CDS encoding phosphatidylglycerol lysyltransferase domain-containing protein codes for MWESVQGAYHSRIVEAGREPLFLLLIGLITAFLFIRFSTRMIRRGTPWWPGNVTPGGLHIHHVVFGQTLMLVAGVGGFAYHGSHGLLRNGLAIAFGAGCGLVLDEFALVLHLEDVYWSEQGRKSVDAVILAIALIALLLLGELPLGGFTGRPSIGQLIGAAVLLLLVVVSLLKGKLWTGLIGVMLPVLAVVGAIRLARPGSPWARWRYRSRPKRMARAERREARVHRRVTAFKARAYNLLAGAPDVVQGGDVPPTALPGPALVPVPATAPVPVPARALAPWRRRCAGFAEWYLRIAALLNLLAGLIAPFRERVQRANSGDFFTPVLVTAGFTAALFAALLAVMLRRRKRAAWIVATAVVALYAVLFGLALVLLPEDREHPFNWVSATLTALLLGALLASRRAFHARGARGNLLLGLSVLLVGGLLVTTLGAVLVHAGTTPRADWGDCFDYALVRLFTVSGFGEVAPSVTVNRWAGLTINVLGAALFLLVLRVFFRSPHGRVLLEPQDEQRLRALLERHGARDSLGYFALRRDKSVCWSPSGKAAVLYRVVNGVSLASGDPIGDPEAWPQAIERWRELARLNAWVPAVTGAGEQAGTIYRRTGLKALEFGDEAIVEVADFSLEGRSMRTLRQAHNRVRKAGYHAVIRRHRDIPEAELTALVHLADAWRHGRTERGFSMALGRLGDPADGDCVMAECRDENDRTCALLSFVPWGAHGLSLDLMRRDRESTSGLVEFLVTELLLRGKARTLPLTRVSLNFAMFRYVFEQGGKLGAGPVLRLCRATLRFLSRWWQLESLYRANAKYQPSWEPRFLLYEKSSELPTIAVANGLAEGFLVRPRLPSVRSLRRGEPHPSGGPADAGGQSSGLAGQV; via the coding sequence ATGTGGGAGTCGGTGCAGGGGGCGTACCACTCCCGGATCGTCGAAGCCGGGCGTGAGCCGCTCTTCCTGCTGCTGATCGGCTTGATCACGGCCTTCCTCTTCATCCGGTTCAGCACCCGGATGATCCGGCGCGGCACTCCGTGGTGGCCGGGCAACGTGACCCCCGGCGGCCTGCACATCCACCACGTGGTCTTCGGGCAGACGCTGATGCTGGTGGCCGGTGTCGGCGGCTTCGCCTACCACGGCTCGCACGGGCTGCTGCGCAACGGGCTGGCGATCGCCTTCGGCGCGGGCTGCGGCCTGGTGCTGGACGAGTTCGCGCTGGTGCTGCACCTGGAGGACGTCTACTGGAGCGAGCAGGGCCGCAAGTCGGTGGACGCGGTGATCCTGGCGATCGCCCTGATCGCGCTGCTGCTGCTCGGCGAGCTGCCGCTGGGCGGGTTCACCGGCAGGCCCTCGATCGGGCAGCTGATCGGGGCCGCGGTGCTGCTCCTCCTGGTGGTGGTCAGCCTGCTCAAGGGCAAGCTGTGGACCGGGCTGATCGGTGTGATGCTGCCGGTGCTCGCCGTGGTCGGCGCGATCCGGCTGGCCCGGCCCGGCAGCCCGTGGGCCCGCTGGCGCTACCGCAGCCGACCCAAGCGGATGGCCCGCGCCGAGCGGCGCGAGGCCCGGGTGCACCGGCGGGTGACGGCGTTCAAGGCCCGGGCGTACAACCTGCTGGCGGGTGCCCCGGACGTCGTGCAGGGCGGTGACGTACCCCCGACCGCGCTCCCCGGGCCGGCCCTCGTCCCCGTCCCGGCCACCGCGCCCGTGCCGGTGCCCGCGCGTGCGCTGGCGCCCTGGCGCCGACGCTGCGCCGGCTTCGCCGAGTGGTACCTGCGGATCGCCGCCCTGCTCAACCTGCTGGCCGGGCTGATCGCCCCGTTCCGCGAGCGGGTGCAGCGGGCCAACAGCGGCGACTTCTTCACCCCGGTGCTGGTCACCGCCGGATTCACCGCCGCGCTCTTCGCCGCTCTGCTCGCCGTGATGCTGCGCCGCCGCAAGCGGGCCGCCTGGATCGTGGCCACCGCCGTGGTGGCGCTCTACGCCGTGCTCTTCGGCCTGGCCCTGGTCCTGTTGCCGGAGGATCGCGAGCACCCCTTCAACTGGGTCTCGGCCACGCTCACCGCGCTGCTGCTGGGTGCCCTGCTGGCCAGCCGGCGTGCCTTCCACGCCCGCGGCGCCCGCGGGAACCTGCTGCTGGGGCTGTCGGTGCTGCTGGTCGGCGGCCTGCTGGTCACCACGCTCGGTGCCGTACTGGTGCACGCCGGCACCACCCCGCGGGCCGACTGGGGGGACTGCTTCGACTACGCGCTGGTGCGGCTGTTCACCGTCTCCGGCTTCGGCGAGGTGGCGCCGAGCGTGACCGTCAACCGCTGGGCGGGACTGACCATCAACGTGCTCGGCGCCGCGCTCTTCCTGCTGGTGCTGCGGGTCTTCTTCCGCTCCCCGCACGGCCGGGTGCTCCTGGAGCCGCAGGACGAACAGCGGCTGCGCGCCCTGCTGGAGCGGCACGGCGCGCGCGACTCGCTCGGCTACTTCGCGCTGCGCCGCGACAAGTCGGTCTGCTGGTCGCCCTCCGGCAAGGCCGCCGTGCTCTACCGGGTGGTCAACGGTGTCTCGCTGGCCTCCGGCGACCCGATCGGCGACCCGGAGGCCTGGCCGCAGGCGATCGAGCGCTGGCGGGAGCTGGCCCGGCTCAACGCCTGGGTGCCGGCCGTCACCGGCGCGGGCGAGCAGGCCGGCACGATCTACCGGCGCACCGGCCTCAAGGCGCTGGAGTTCGGCGACGAGGCGATCGTCGAGGTGGCCGACTTCAGCCTGGAGGGCCGCAGCATGCGCACCCTGCGCCAGGCCCACAACCGGGTCCGCAAGGCCGGCTACCACGCGGTGATACGCCGGCACCGGGACATCCCCGAGGCCGAACTGACCGCGCTGGTGCACCTGGCCGACGCCTGGCGGCACGGCCGCACCGAGCGCGGCTTCTCGATGGCGCTGGGCCGGCTCGGCGACCCGGCCGACGGCGACTGCGTGATGGCCGAGTGCCGCGACGAGAACGACCGGACCTGCGCGCTGCTGAGCTTCGTGCCCTGGGGTGCGCACGGCCTCTCGCTCGACCTGATGCGCCGTGACCGGGAGTCTACGAGCGGCCTGGTGGAGTTCCTGGTCACCGAATTGCTGCTGCGCGGCAAAGCCCGCACGTTGCCGCTCACCCGGGTCTCGCTCAACTTCGCGATGTTCCGCTACGTCTTCGAACAGGGCGGCAAGCTGGGCGCCGGGCCGGTGCTGCGGCTGTGCCGGGCCACGCTGCGCTTCCTGTCCCGGTGGTGGCAGCTGGAGTCGCTGTACCGGGCCAACGCCAAGTACCAGCCCAGCTGGGAGCCGCGCTTCCTGCTCTACGAGAAGTCCTCCGAGCTGCCCACCATCGCGGTGGCCAACGGTCTGGCCGAGGGGTTCCTGGTGCGGCCCAGGCTGCCGAGCGTGCGCTCGCTGCGCCGCGGCGAGCCTCACCCGTCCGGCGGCCCAGCCGATGCGGGCGGGCAGAGCTCCGGCTTGGCTGGGCAGGTGTGA
- a CDS encoding IclR family transcriptional regulator, producing MTAETSQTLDRGVRVLKLLADSERGLTVTELAARLAVNRTVVYRLLATLEQHGLVRRDIGGRARVGLGVLRLAHRVHPLLREAALPALRSLAEDLGATAHLTLVDGTEALAVAVVEPSWTDFHVAYRTGLRHPLDESAAGKAILEARKFPGQRRPEQGFVITRAEEQSGASGAAAALVGLSGIEGSVGVVMLNGLVPERVGPRVVEAATEVADALR from the coding sequence GTGACCGCCGAGACTTCCCAGACCCTCGACCGTGGCGTACGGGTCCTCAAACTGCTGGCCGACTCCGAACGCGGGCTGACCGTGACCGAGCTGGCCGCCCGGCTCGCCGTCAACCGAACCGTGGTCTACCGGCTGCTGGCCACCCTGGAGCAGCACGGCCTGGTCAGACGTGACATCGGCGGCCGGGCCCGGGTGGGCCTGGGCGTGCTGAGACTGGCCCACCGGGTGCACCCGCTGCTGCGCGAGGCCGCGCTGCCCGCGCTGCGCAGCCTGGCCGAGGACCTCGGCGCCACCGCCCACCTGACCTTGGTGGACGGCACCGAAGCGCTCGCGGTGGCCGTGGTCGAGCCCAGCTGGACCGACTTCCACGTGGCCTACCGCACCGGCCTGCGCCACCCGCTCGACGAGAGCGCGGCCGGCAAGGCGATCCTGGAGGCCCGCAAGTTCCCCGGCCAGCGCCGACCCGAGCAGGGCTTCGTGATCACCCGGGCCGAGGAGCAGTCCGGCGCCAGCGGCGCGGCGGCCGCGCTGGTCGGGCTGAGCGGCATCGAGGGCAGCGTGGGCGTGGTGATGCTCAACGGCCTGGTGCCCGAGCGGGTCGGCCCGCGCGTGGTGGAGGCCGCCACCGAGGTGGCCGACGCGCTGCGCTGA
- a CDS encoding class F sortase — protein sequence MGGQRSPWSAAVLLGATVVLGAWLVQDGSRGSLPPTPSAAEAQADGAIRPAALSGTPMRASAPIRVRIPAVGVDAPVTGVGLDGEGHLATPPDRQRNLAGWYRDGVTPGQRGTALLIGHVDTAAGPAVFYGLGALHRGDRIDVVRQDGTTAWFVVDAVDVYDRAAFPDHRVYGQAPDPQLRLITCGGGFTEGQGYRGNVVVFAHLTGHRGAQ from the coding sequence GTGGGCGGGCAGCGCAGTCCCTGGTCGGCGGCGGTGCTGCTGGGGGCGACGGTGGTGCTGGGGGCCTGGCTGGTGCAGGACGGCAGCCGCGGCTCGCTGCCGCCCACGCCCTCCGCCGCCGAGGCGCAGGCCGACGGTGCGATCCGCCCTGCGGCGCTCAGCGGTACGCCGATGCGGGCCTCGGCGCCGATCCGGGTCAGGATCCCGGCGGTCGGCGTGGACGCCCCGGTGACCGGTGTCGGCCTGGACGGCGAGGGCCATCTGGCCACCCCGCCGGACCGTCAGCGCAATCTGGCGGGCTGGTACCGTGACGGGGTGACGCCCGGCCAGCGCGGCACCGCGCTGCTGATCGGCCACGTGGACACCGCCGCCGGCCCCGCCGTCTTCTACGGTCTGGGCGCGCTGCACCGCGGTGACCGGATCGACGTGGTCCGGCAGGACGGCACCACCGCCTGGTTCGTGGTCGACGCCGTCGACGTCTACGATCGGGCCGCCTTTCCGGACCACCGGGTCTACGGCCAGGCGCCGGACCCGCAGCTGCGGCTGATCACCTGTGGCGGCGGGTTCACCGAAGGACAGGGCTACCGCGGCAACGTGGTGGTATTCGCACATCTGACAGGCCATCGGGGGGCACAGTGA
- a CDS encoding SsgA family sporulation/cell division regulator, which yields MRSAVVEQAVHARLILSSHCSTQLRVTLRYRAADPLAVRMAFPAEYSLDTAAPLDEPTEPAPGAEVVWVFARQLLASGLDLPSGLGDVHIRPSRGPHTMVELRAPEGVALLRFEAGDLRRFLWASYRCVPEGQEGRHLDADRALAELLG from the coding sequence ATGCGCAGCGCCGTCGTCGAGCAGGCCGTCCACGCCCGCCTGATCCTGTCCAGCCACTGCTCCACGCAGTTGCGGGTGACCCTGCGCTACCGGGCCGCGGACCCGCTCGCGGTGCGGATGGCGTTCCCGGCGGAATATTCGCTGGACACGGCGGCCCCGCTGGACGAGCCGACGGAGCCGGCGCCCGGGGCCGAGGTGGTGTGGGTCTTCGCCCGGCAGCTGCTGGCGAGCGGGCTCGACCTGCCGAGCGGGCTGGGTGACGTGCACATCAGGCCCTCGCGCGGCCCGCACACGATGGTCGAGCTGCGGGCGCCCGAGGGTGTCGCGCTGCTCCGCTTCGAGGCCGGCGACCTGCGGCGCTTCCTGTGGGCCAGCTACCGCTGCGTGCCCGAGGGCCAGGAGGGCCGGCACCTGGACGCCGACCGTGCCCTGGCCGAGCTGCTGGGTTGA
- a CDS encoding DEAD/DEAH box helicase, giving the protein MSPLFSDAARPHAPAQAQARPAVAAAGQHHLSPAFPGRAPWGTAGKLRAWQQGALDRYIEKQPRDFMAVATPGAGKTTFALTLASYLLHNHLVQQVTVVAPTEHLKKQWAEAAARIGIRLDPAYSSGPLSKDYHGIVVTYAGVGVNPMLHRNRTEARKTLVIMDEIHHAGDSKSWGEACFEAFEPAARRLALTGTPFRSDTNPIPFVQYEADTDGLRKSVADYTYGYGHALADHVVRPVIFLSYSGNMRWRTKSGDELEARLGEPMTKDLIAQAWRTALAPQGEWIPNVLRAADKRLTEVRKAIPDAGGLVIATDQNAARAYAKMIREITGHKATLVLSDESEASQRISDFSASEDRWMVAVRMVSEGVDVPRLAVGVYATSISTPLFFAQAVGRFVRARKRGETASVFLPSVPMLLGFANEMELQRDHVLDRPKKESEGLFDEEDRLLAEAERANDGPDGAGGDEFSYEAIGSDAVFDRVLYNAMEFGMQAHPGSEEEEEYLGIPGLLEPDQVHLLLQKRQSRQIQRSKSKPAEEADLLELPAEQRPVVTHQELRDLRKELNGLVAAWHHRTNQPHGTIHNELRRQCGGPLTAQATANQLKARIAMVRQWAN; this is encoded by the coding sequence ATGTCGCCGCTGTTCTCCGATGCCGCGCGGCCGCACGCGCCCGCCCAGGCGCAGGCTCGGCCCGCCGTCGCCGCGGCCGGGCAGCACCACCTGTCGCCGGCCTTTCCCGGGCGAGCCCCCTGGGGTACCGCGGGCAAGCTGCGCGCCTGGCAGCAGGGGGCGCTGGACCGGTACATCGAGAAGCAGCCGCGGGACTTCATGGCGGTCGCCACCCCGGGCGCCGGTAAGACCACCTTCGCCCTCACCCTGGCCTCCTACCTGCTGCACAACCACCTGGTGCAGCAGGTGACGGTGGTCGCCCCGACCGAGCACCTGAAGAAGCAGTGGGCCGAGGCCGCCGCGCGGATAGGCATCCGGCTGGACCCGGCCTACTCCTCGGGCCCGCTCTCGAAGGACTACCACGGCATCGTGGTCACCTACGCGGGCGTGGGCGTCAACCCGATGCTGCACCGCAACCGCACGGAGGCCCGCAAGACGCTGGTGATCATGGACGAGATCCACCACGCCGGCGACTCCAAGTCCTGGGGCGAGGCCTGCTTCGAGGCCTTCGAGCCAGCCGCCCGGCGGCTCGCACTGACCGGAACGCCGTTCCGCTCGGACACCAACCCGATCCCGTTCGTGCAGTACGAGGCGGACACCGACGGGCTGCGCAAGTCGGTGGCCGACTACACCTACGGCTACGGGCACGCGCTGGCCGACCACGTCGTGCGCCCGGTGATCTTCCTCTCCTACAGCGGCAACATGCGCTGGCGCACCAAGTCCGGCGACGAGCTCGAGGCCCGGCTCGGCGAGCCGATGACCAAGGACCTGATCGCCCAGGCCTGGCGCACCGCGCTGGCCCCGCAGGGCGAGTGGATCCCCAACGTGCTGCGGGCCGCCGACAAGCGGCTGACCGAGGTGCGCAAGGCGATCCCGGACGCCGGCGGCCTGGTGATCGCCACCGACCAGAACGCGGCCCGCGCCTACGCCAAGATGATCCGGGAGATCACCGGGCACAAGGCCACCCTGGTGCTCTCCGACGAGAGCGAGGCCTCCCAGCGGATCTCCGACTTCTCCGCGAGCGAGGACCGCTGGATGGTCGCGGTCCGCATGGTCTCCGAGGGCGTCGACGTGCCGCGCCTGGCGGTCGGCGTCTACGCCACCTCGATCTCCACCCCGCTCTTCTTCGCCCAGGCCGTCGGCCGCTTCGTGCGAGCCCGCAAGCGCGGCGAGACCGCCTCGGTCTTCCTGCCCTCGGTGCCGATGCTGCTCGGCTTCGCCAACGAGATGGAGCTGCAGCGCGATCACGTCCTCGACCGGCCGAAGAAGGAGAGCGAGGGCCTCTTCGACGAGGAGGACCGCCTGCTCGCCGAGGCCGAGCGGGCCAACGACGGCCCGGACGGCGCCGGCGGCGACGAGTTCTCCTACGAGGCGATCGGCTCCGACGCGGTCTTCGACCGAGTGCTCTACAACGCCATGGAATTCGGCATGCAGGCGCACCCGGGCAGCGAGGAGGAAGAGGAATACCTCGGCATTCCCGGCCTGTTGGAGCCCGACCAGGTGCACCTGCTGCTGCAGAAGCGGCAGAGTCGGCAGATCCAGCGCTCCAAGTCCAAGCCCGCCGAGGAGGCCGACCTGCTCGAACTCCCGGCCGAACAGCGTCCGGTGGTGACCCATCAGGAGCTGCGTGACCTGCGCAAGGAGCTGAACGGGCTGGTCGCCGCCTGGCACCACCGCACCAACCAGCCGCATGGCACGATCCACAACGAGCTGCGCCGTCAGTGCGGCGGTCCGCTCACCGCGCAGGCGACGGCCAATCAGCTGAAGGCCCGGATCGCGATGGTCAGGCAGTGGGCGAACTGA
- a CDS encoding S16 family serine protease, with protein MPYVPALSADPNPPGRLTTRLRAILLCAVVLAGFFAFSLLVPLPFTKTWPGVTADALNSYQGQQVLSIAGAPVRQTSGSLRVVTISATGPDDSLTLEQAMAGWLDPNVAVLPRQAVYPPSNPSASAQEMTQSQDSATMAALNYLHLSPDQVKVTVDLGRIGGPSGGQMLSLAIIDKLAGNGKGGDLTGGRNIAGTGTIASDGTVGAVGGVQLKTHAAARDGATVFLVPRGECSDAKVNPPAGLRLVPVDTLTDSLNALNALNSGGALPSC; from the coding sequence ATGCCCTACGTGCCTGCGCTCTCCGCTGACCCGAATCCGCCCGGCCGACTGACCACTCGGCTGCGAGCCATCCTGCTCTGCGCCGTCGTGCTGGCCGGGTTCTTCGCGTTCTCCCTCCTGGTCCCGCTGCCGTTCACCAAGACCTGGCCGGGGGTCACCGCCGACGCGCTGAACAGCTACCAGGGCCAGCAGGTGCTCAGCATCGCCGGTGCGCCGGTGCGCCAGACCAGCGGATCGCTGCGGGTCGTCACGATCAGCGCGACCGGACCGGACGACTCGCTCACCCTGGAGCAGGCAATGGCTGGCTGGCTGGACCCGAATGTCGCGGTGCTGCCGCGGCAGGCCGTCTACCCGCCCAGCAACCCGAGCGCGTCCGCGCAGGAGATGACCCAGTCGCAGGACAGCGCCACCATGGCCGCGCTGAACTACCTGCACCTGTCGCCGGACCAGGTCAAGGTCACCGTCGACCTGGGCCGCATCGGCGGCCCCAGTGGCGGGCAGATGCTGAGCCTGGCGATCATCGACAAGCTGGCCGGCAACGGCAAGGGCGGCGACCTGACGGGCGGGCGCAACATCGCCGGCACCGGCACCATCGCCAGCGACGGCACCGTCGGCGCGGTCGGCGGGGTGCAGCTGAAGACCCACGCGGCGGCGCGCGACGGGGCGACCGTCTTCCTGGTGCCGCGCGGCGAGTGCTCGGACGCCAAGGTGAACCCGCCGGCCGGGCTGCGGCTGGTGCCGGTGGACACGCTGACCGACTCGCTGAACGCGCTGAACGCGCTGAACAGCGGTGGCGCACTGCCCAGTTGCTGA
- a CDS encoding alpha/beta hydrolase, whose product MDWPITSGVIPVLLLALGWLALVGLAVSSSTHWWSRRFPCAVLLAAALTVLTRAVVNDWWQPWPDGLTREVVFWVGIGILGLLLALFRLPPLRWRGRFAALGAALLVLLMSGSQINRQYDQYPTLRVLLAPWLQHTPKFSAGKAASTLSAPGGRTLAEVWHRPAGLPTKGTITTSPIPGVKSGFNPRAAYVYLPPAYQATEPRPLLPVLVLMAGQPGGPADWVNSGDLAGTMDSFAAEHQGLAPIVVVVDPTGSDWANTLCMDSRIAKAQTYLAQDVPDWVHAHLQTGTGRTSFAIGGLSLGGTCSLQLAVNAPQVYGSFLDISGQDEPTLGSHDKTVQAAFGGDEAAFDAVDPLHVMARQKFPDTAGAFVVGKSDGEYGPQQKKAYQAAVAAGMKVTFTEVPGGHDWTVFRAGLRGQLTWLSQQFGLIR is encoded by the coding sequence TTGGACTGGCCGATCACCAGCGGGGTGATACCGGTCCTGCTGCTGGCCCTCGGCTGGCTCGCGCTGGTCGGCCTGGCCGTCTCCAGCAGCACCCACTGGTGGAGCCGGCGCTTCCCGTGCGCCGTACTGCTGGCCGCGGCCCTCACCGTGCTGACGCGGGCCGTGGTGAACGACTGGTGGCAGCCGTGGCCCGACGGGCTGACCCGCGAGGTGGTGTTCTGGGTCGGGATCGGGATCCTCGGTCTGCTGCTGGCGCTCTTCCGGCTGCCCCCGCTGCGTTGGCGCGGCCGGTTCGCCGCGCTGGGCGCGGCGCTGCTGGTGCTCCTGATGTCCGGCTCGCAGATCAACCGGCAGTACGACCAGTACCCGACCTTGCGGGTGCTGCTGGCTCCCTGGCTGCAGCACACCCCGAAGTTCTCGGCGGGCAAGGCCGCCAGCACCCTGAGCGCGCCCGGGGGGCGGACGCTGGCCGAGGTCTGGCACCGCCCGGCCGGTCTGCCGACCAAGGGCACCATCACCACCTCGCCGATTCCCGGGGTCAAGTCCGGCTTCAACCCCCGCGCCGCCTACGTCTACCTGCCGCCGGCCTACCAGGCCACCGAACCGCGCCCACTGCTGCCGGTGCTGGTGCTGATGGCCGGCCAGCCCGGGGGACCGGCCGACTGGGTCAACTCCGGCGACCTGGCCGGCACCATGGACTCCTTCGCCGCCGAGCACCAGGGCCTGGCGCCGATCGTGGTGGTGGTCGACCCGACCGGCTCCGACTGGGCCAACACGCTCTGCATGGACTCCAGGATCGCCAAGGCACAGACCTACCTCGCCCAGGACGTGCCCGACTGGGTCCACGCGCACCTGCAGACCGGCACCGGGCGCACCTCCTTCGCGATCGGCGGGCTCTCGCTCGGCGGCACCTGCTCGCTCCAGCTGGCCGTCAACGCGCCGCAGGTCTACGGCTCCTTCCTGGACATCTCCGGCCAGGACGAGCCCACCCTGGGCAGCCACGACAAGACCGTGCAGGCGGCCTTCGGCGGCGACGAGGCGGCCTTCGACGCGGTGGATCCGCTGCATGTGATGGCCCGCCAGAAGTTCCCCGACACGGCCGGCGCGTTCGTGGTCGGCAAGAGCGACGGCGAGTACGGCCCTCAGCAGAAGAAGGCCTATCAGGCCGCCGTCGCGGCGGGGATGAAGGTGACCTTCACCGAGGTGCCCGGCGGCCATGACTGGACCGTCTTCCGGGCCGGGCTGCGCGGCCAGCTGACCTGGTTGTCGCAGCAGTTCGGGCTGATCAGATGA
- a CDS encoding DUF2156 domain-containing protein, with product MSPAEPHASGPLTPDAGSAQPVTPRPEASWRRGVRALVLVARALRRAPLTVALTVLLWVVGGLTGSLGSGPSPRLLSRVGVGIPTLGEGRWWTPVSSLLWCSGITAYLLTTAGLLLIGPIAERRLGRRRAGAVVIAGQLVGVLLGTGLVRLGIAVGETWTQGLNEQIALGPAPGLFALAGALSFRLTALWRRRLQLVVVLVPLVLMLYVGHLPAVQRLVGAVFGLVAGLLLAHGRVAWRPRRPSHAETRVLVALCVAGSALGPLVASLYRDAYGPFNTFSDLYFSRPPSAEDIAYACSVSADECAHLKSSLHFFDSPGRLMAALIPVLLLVLAEGLRRGLRLAWWCIAVVQLLWIALLSWLLKVLLEQAGDLGGPSQVWQLVGEALLMPALVLLLLLVTRKRFSLRLPARDLRRLGLVIGGTFLAACLAYVGIGYLVRDQYNPDATLPALLKGLPSEFLPPAYNDLILSSPVAVGGTSQAVTTYVGLLFWVVALLALLLAFRRPSVQADAARARELLTRHGGSTLSFIATWDGNHYWFDEHGEAAVPYRVISTVALTTGDPFGEPAARQRAVGGFAAYCDARGWTPCFYSVTPQTRQEGERLGWRSLQVAEDTVVPLAELAFTGKKWQDIRTSLNKAKKQGITAEWWSWQHAPLAVRDQVRSISEEWVADKGLPEMGFTLGGLDELADPAVRILVAVDQERTVHGLTSWMPVYRDGEPIGWTLDFMRRRAEGFRGVMEFLIASAALGFKEEGAEFLSLSGAPLARADRGLPQTALQRMLDWMGKSLEPVYGFRSLLAFKAKFQPEYRPMYMLYPDPAALPNITRAIGKAYLPHLTPGQGMRLMRRLSG from the coding sequence ATGAGTCCGGCAGAGCCGCACGCGTCCGGCCCCCTCACCCCGGACGCGGGCTCCGCGCAGCCCGTCACCCCGCGCCCCGAGGCCTCCTGGCGGCGTGGGGTGCGCGCCTTGGTACTGGTGGCCAGGGCGCTGCGCCGGGCGCCGCTGACGGTGGCGCTGACCGTGTTGCTCTGGGTGGTCGGCGGGCTCACCGGGAGCCTGGGCTCGGGCCCTTCGCCACGGCTGCTGTCGCGGGTCGGCGTGGGCATCCCGACGCTGGGGGAGGGGCGCTGGTGGACCCCGGTCAGCTCGCTGCTCTGGTGCTCGGGCATCACCGCCTACCTCCTGACCACCGCCGGGCTGCTGCTGATCGGGCCGATCGCCGAGCGGCGGCTGGGGCGACGGCGGGCCGGCGCGGTGGTGATCGCCGGCCAGCTGGTCGGCGTGCTGCTGGGCACCGGCCTGGTGCGGCTGGGCATCGCGGTCGGTGAGACCTGGACCCAGGGGCTGAACGAGCAGATCGCCCTCGGCCCGGCGCCCGGGCTGTTCGCGCTGGCCGGCGCGCTCAGTTTCAGGCTCACCGCGCTGTGGCGGCGCCGGCTGCAGCTGGTGGTGGTGCTGGTGCCGCTGGTGCTGATGCTCTACGTCGGCCACCTGCCGGCCGTCCAGCGCCTGGTCGGGGCGGTCTTCGGGCTGGTCGCCGGGCTGCTGCTGGCCCACGGCCGGGTGGCCTGGCGGCCGCGCCGGCCCTCGCACGCCGAGACCCGGGTGCTGGTCGCGCTCTGCGTGGCCGGCTCCGCGCTCGGGCCGCTGGTCGCCTCGCTCTACCGGGACGCCTACGGCCCGTTCAACACCTTCAGCGACCTCTACTTCTCCCGACCGCCCAGCGCCGAGGACATCGCCTACGCCTGCTCGGTGTCGGCCGACGAGTGCGCGCACCTCAAGTCCTCGCTGCACTTCTTCGACTCGCCGGGGCGGCTGATGGCCGCGCTGATCCCGGTCCTGCTGCTGGTGCTGGCCGAGGGGCTGCGGCGCGGGCTGCGGCTGGCCTGGTGGTGCATCGCGGTCGTCCAGCTGCTCTGGATCGCGCTGCTGAGCTGGCTGCTCAAGGTGCTGCTGGAGCAGGCCGGCGACCTCGGCGGGCCCAGCCAGGTCTGGCAGCTGGTCGGCGAGGCGCTGCTGATGCCGGCGCTGGTGCTGCTCCTGCTGCTGGTCACCCGCAAGCGCTTCTCGCTGCGGCTGCCCGCCCGGGACCTCAGGCGACTGGGCCTGGTGATCGGCGGCACCTTCCTGGCCGCCTGCCTGGCCTACGTCGGGATCGGCTACCTGGTGCGCGACCAGTACAACCCGGACGCCACCTTGCCCGCGCTGCTCAAGGGCCTGCCCTCGGAGTTCCTGCCGCCCGCCTACAACGACCTGATCCTCAGCTCTCCGGTGGCCGTCGGCGGCACCTCGCAGGCCGTCACCACCTACGTCGGACTGCTGTTCTGGGTGGTGGCGCTGCTCGCCCTGCTGCTGGCGTTCCGCCGTCCGAGCGTGCAGGCGGACGCGGCCCGGGCGCGCGAGCTGCTGACCCGCCACGGCGGCTCGACCCTGTCCTTCATCGCCACCTGGGACGGCAACCACTACTGGTTCGACGAGCACGGCGAGGCCGCCGTGCCGTACCGGGTGATCTCCACCGTGGCGCTGACCACCGGCGATCCGTTCGGCGAGCCGGCGGCCCGGCAGCGGGCGGTGGGCGGGTTCGCGGCGTACTGCGACGCGCGCGGCTGGACCCCGTGCTTCTACAGCGTCACCCCGCAGACCCGCCAGGAGGGCGAGCGGCTCGGCTGGCGCTCGCTGCAGGTGGCCGAGGACACCGTGGTGCCGCTGGCGGAGCTGGCCTTCACGGGGAAGAAGTGGCAGGACATCAGGACCTCGCTGAACAAGGCCAAGAAGCAGGGCATCACCGCCGAGTGGTGGAGCTGGCAGCACGCGCCGCTGGCCGTGCGCGACCAGGTCCGCTCGATCTCCGAGGAGTGGGTGGCCGACAAGGGACTGCCCGAGATGGGCTTCACCCTGGGCGGCCTGGACGAGCTGGCCGATCCGGCGGTGCGGATCCTGGTCGCCGTCGACCAGGAGCGCACGGTGCACGGGTTGACCAGTTGGATGCCGGTCTATCGGGACGGCGAGCCGATCGGCTGGACGCTGGACTTCATGCGTCGCCGTGCGGAGGGGTTCCGCGGCGTGATGGAGTTCCTGATCGCCTCCGCCGCGCTGGGTTTCAAGGAGGAGGGAGCCGAGTTCCTGAGCCTGTCCGGCGCGCCGCTGGCCCGGGCGGACCGCGGCCTGCCGCAGACCGCGCTGCAGCGGATGCTGGACTGGATGGGAAAGAGCCTGGAGCCGGTCTACGGGTTCCGCTCGCTGCTGGCCTTCAAGGCGAAGTTCCAGCCCGAGTACCGGCCGATGTACATGCTCTACCCCGACCCGGCGGCGCTGCCCAACATCACCCGGGCGATCGGCAAGGCCTACCTGCCGCACCTGACGCCCGGTCAGGGCATGCGGCTGATGCGCAGGCTGTCGGGCTGA